A segment of the Chthonomonadales bacterium genome:
ACGGTGCGCGCCTGGCGCGCGGTGGGCGTCGCCGCGCTGCTCGCCGCCGCGTGGGCGGCGGTCGTGGCGGCCTCCGCCCACGCCCCGCGACCCGCGCCGCGCGTCCTGATCGTGTGCAACCGCAACAGCGCCGACTCGCTCGCCATCGCCCGCCACTACGCCGCCGCGCGCCGGATCCCCTCCGATCACCGCTACGCGCTCGACCTGCCCTCGGCGGAGCGCTGCTCGACCGAAGACTACCTGCGCCGCCTGCGCCAACCGCTCCTCGCCAGACTCCGGCGCACCGGCCTGGACGTGGACTACATCGTCGCCACGAAGGGCGTCCCGCTGCGCGTGGAGGGCGGCCGGTACGACGGGCTCTCCGTGGACGGCCTGATCGCGACGATGCGAATGGGCGAGCTACCGCCACGGTCCGTAAGCCCCTACTTCGGCAAGCGCCGGCACTTCGGGCGCCGGCGCTACGGCTTCTACCTGGTCACCCGACTGGACGGCTACACGCGGGCGGACTGCCTGCGCCTCGTGGACCGGTCGATGGCCGCGCGCCGGGCCAAAGGACCGTTCCTTCTGCACCTGGGCCCCGGCCACGAGAACGACGGCTACCGACTGGTGAACGCGGCCATGCGTCGCGCGCACGCGCAGCTTGAGGCGCGGGGATTCGCGGCGGTCCTGAGCCCGGGTCCGGAGTTCGCCGGCTCCGAGCGGCCCCTGATGGGCTACTTCTCCTGGGGCAGCAACGACGCGGGCTACAACCGGGAGGTCTATCGCAGCCTGCGCTTCGTGCCCGGCGCGCTCGCCGAGACCGCCGTCTCCACGAGCGGGCGCACCTTCTCCAACCCCGACGACCCCGGCCAGTCGCTCATCGCTGACCTGGTCGCGCAGGGCGTCACCGGCTGCAAGGGCTACGTGACGGAGCCCTACGTCGCCTCGATCGCGCTGCCGGACATCCTCTTCGGCCGCTACACGCGAGGCTACAACCTGGCCGAGAGCTTCGCGATGGCCTCCCGCTACCTGCGCTGGAAGGACGTGGTGATCGGCGACCCGCTCTGCGCGCCCTACGCCCACGCGCGCTGAGGCCCGCGCGGCGCCGGTTGCTCGCACCGCTGCGCGCGGCCCCCGACAGGGCGCGCGCCGAGCGCGTCCTCACGCTCGACGTGCGCCCCAACACGCCGATGCGCCTGCTGCACGTGGCCCGCTCGCTCCGTGACCAGGCCCTCGAGGCCGCCGCCGGAACGAAGGTCGCCGACCGCGAGCGCGCCATGCTCGCCATCCGCAAGCTCTTCGCCATGCCGGAGCCCCTCGTGCTGCCGGTG
Coding sequences within it:
- a CDS encoding TIGR03790 family protein, which encodes MTVRAWRAVGVAALLAAAWAAVVAASAHAPRPAPRVLIVCNRNSADSLAIARHYAAARRIPSDHRYALDLPSAERCSTEDYLRRLRQPLLARLRRTGLDVDYIVATKGVPLRVEGGRYDGLSVDGLIATMRMGELPPRSVSPYFGKRRHFGRRRYGFYLVTRLDGYTRADCLRLVDRSMAARRAKGPFLLHLGPGHENDGYRLVNAAMRRAHAQLEARGFAAVLSPGPEFAGSERPLMGYFSWGSNDAGYNREVYRSLRFVPGALAETAVSTSGRTFSNPDDPGQSLIADLVAQGVTGCKGYVTEPYVASIALPDILFGRYTRGYNLAESFAMASRYLRWKDVVIGDPLCAPYAHAR